A window of the Dyadobacter pollutisoli genome harbors these coding sequences:
- a CDS encoding IS110 family transposase, which yields MIALDKNGLRNRLHNCYSDVPKNQTIMEGFCGLDVHKDSVFMCILTDSGEKFEGVFGTLTLELERLRQMLCLHHVTEVALESTRIYWVPVWRILEADFDVKLINPYFIRQLPGRKTDVKDALDCDGAAKGIDQIQFHS from the coding sequence ATGATCGCGTTGGATAAAAATGGGCTACGCAATCGCCTCCATAATTGTTATAGTGATGTACCAAAAAACCAAACAATTATGGAAGGATTTTGTGGTCTTGATGTACACAAAGATAGCGTCTTTATGTGCATATTAACAGATTCTGGCGAGAAGTTTGAGGGAGTTTTCGGCACCTTAACCCTTGAGCTTGAACGTTTGCGTCAGATGCTCTGCTTGCATCATGTGACGGAGGTAGCTCTTGAAAGCACCCGTATTTATTGGGTACCTGTATGGCGTATTCTGGAAGCTGATTTTGACGTAAAGTTGATCAATCCCTACTTCATACGCCAGCTTCCCGGTCGAAAAACAGATGTAAAAGATGCATTGGATTGCGATGGTGCTGCAAAAGGGATTGATCAAATCCAGTTTCATTCCTGA
- a CDS encoding PQQ-dependent sugar dehydrogenase gives MMLTFTSFPGITGLLRFSMNLLLAMLLAAFTIQDEPVKPDESRFTPVVVADNLDEPMVFEVLKDGSAYIAERKGALKKYNPSTKTTELIATIAVNTKYTSAEGVVREAEEGLMGLTFDPNFEKNHWIYLYYAHPTEKKHVLSRWELIDDQLVESSKKDVIAVETQREVCCHTGGGMTWDKAGNLFLTVGNNTGNQQAAQTDERPGRASWDDQGHAGNTNDLRGKILRIHPQADGSYTIPEGNLYPKGTAKTRPEIYSMGHRNPWRISVDSQTGFVYWGEVGPDAGEDSEIGPRGYDELNQARKPGNFGWPWFVADDQAFPVFDYGTNKPLAKKDPKNLVNNSPNNTGLEKLFPTAPTFIYYPYGVSEKFPLVGSGSRSATGGPIYHQSDFKNPKRPWPAYYENKWIAADFSRGWIMAISMKSNGDYESMERVLPSYHPVQPIDIKFGPDGDLYILEYGSNWFRKSDNSRLVRIEYNGGNRKPVVQIATDKKGGSVPFTAKLSSEGTRDFDGDQLKYSWKITSSGAAPQTFQSASPTVTFSKPGVYSATLTVTDSKGAANTESIRIVAGNAPPQVSVNLAGNKTFFFADKPIAYTVDVADKEDGSLSEGKIKPSQVAVSIDYTSEGFDYAEVVQNQRSVDATTQFAVAQVLMGKSDCKVCHQPNAKSVGPSFADISNKYKGQAGALDQLVQKVLKGGSGVWGEVAMAAHPSLPIADAEVIVKYILNSTDKTLSSLSVKGEYTPAIPKGDNGNGSVLIRAAYTDHAVSGAKAIPAQTSEEMIILRSPEVNAAEAPIIKGAELKALGVAGLGFSVVSFQGSYLGFKQIDLTGIGQIELNASAETREGSIGGVIEIRLDSPTGDLIGEKQVDVAPPIDIAKVMAEMESEKKNAKPGEVVKQRNPFARPPVYIKVKDTSGKHDLYFVFKNDKAKPIQPLMSFSKIKFIQ, from the coding sequence ATGATGCTGACCTTTACCTCCTTTCCGGGAATTACCGGCCTTCTGAGATTCTCAATGAATTTGCTTTTGGCAATGCTTCTGGCTGCTTTTACCATTCAAGATGAGCCTGTCAAGCCGGATGAAAGCCGTTTTACGCCGGTTGTTGTGGCTGACAACCTGGACGAGCCCATGGTTTTTGAAGTGTTGAAAGATGGTAGCGCTTATATCGCCGAAAGAAAAGGCGCTTTAAAAAAATACAACCCGTCAACGAAAACCACAGAGCTGATTGCGACCATTGCTGTTAACACAAAATATACCAGTGCAGAGGGTGTTGTAAGAGAAGCCGAAGAGGGATTGATGGGGCTGACTTTTGATCCGAACTTTGAGAAAAACCACTGGATTTACCTTTATTATGCCCATCCCACAGAGAAAAAGCACGTTTTGTCGCGCTGGGAATTAATAGACGACCAGCTGGTAGAATCCTCCAAAAAAGATGTGATCGCAGTGGAAACACAGCGGGAAGTTTGCTGCCACACAGGGGGAGGAATGACCTGGGACAAGGCAGGCAATCTTTTCCTGACAGTTGGTAACAATACAGGAAACCAGCAGGCTGCACAAACAGACGAACGCCCGGGCCGTGCCAGTTGGGATGATCAGGGGCATGCTGGCAATACGAATGATCTGAGAGGAAAGATTTTGAGGATACATCCGCAAGCCGATGGAAGCTACACTATTCCCGAAGGCAATCTTTATCCAAAAGGGACTGCGAAAACCAGACCGGAAATATACTCCATGGGGCATCGTAATCCGTGGCGGATTAGTGTGGATAGTCAAACAGGATTTGTTTATTGGGGAGAAGTAGGCCCGGATGCAGGTGAAGATTCCGAAATCGGGCCGAGAGGTTATGATGAGCTCAATCAGGCCCGGAAGCCGGGGAATTTTGGCTGGCCATGGTTTGTGGCAGACGACCAGGCATTTCCAGTTTTTGACTATGGGACGAATAAGCCTCTCGCCAAAAAAGATCCTAAGAACCTGGTTAACAATTCGCCGAACAATACGGGTCTGGAAAAATTGTTTCCTACCGCGCCTACTTTTATTTACTATCCCTATGGCGTATCGGAGAAATTTCCGTTGGTTGGTTCAGGATCCCGAAGTGCTACGGGTGGTCCGATATATCACCAATCTGATTTTAAAAACCCGAAACGGCCTTGGCCTGCCTATTACGAAAATAAATGGATCGCCGCAGACTTTTCACGGGGCTGGATCATGGCTATTTCGATGAAGAGCAACGGTGATTATGAGTCAATGGAACGTGTTTTGCCCTCCTATCATCCCGTGCAGCCCATTGATATCAAATTTGGCCCTGATGGTGATCTTTACATTCTGGAATACGGCAGCAACTGGTTTCGTAAAAGTGATAACTCGCGCCTGGTCAGGATTGAATATAATGGTGGAAACCGCAAGCCAGTCGTTCAGATTGCTACGGATAAAAAAGGCGGCTCTGTGCCTTTCACAGCCAAATTATCATCAGAAGGAACAAGAGATTTTGACGGGGACCAGCTCAAATACAGCTGGAAAATAACCAGCAGCGGCGCCGCGCCCCAGACTTTTCAATCAGCCAGTCCGACTGTCACTTTTAGTAAGCCCGGTGTTTATAGCGCTACATTGACCGTCACCGATTCCAAGGGCGCTGCTAATACAGAGTCCATCAGGATTGTGGCCGGAAATGCACCTCCGCAGGTTTCGGTGAACCTCGCCGGAAATAAAACCTTTTTCTTTGCTGATAAGCCAATCGCCTACACTGTGGATGTGGCTGATAAAGAAGACGGCAGCCTGTCAGAGGGGAAAATTAAGCCTAGCCAGGTCGCGGTGAGCATTGACTATACTTCCGAGGGTTTTGACTACGCCGAAGTGGTTCAGAATCAGCGAAGTGTAGATGCCACCACTCAATTTGCAGTTGCCCAGGTTTTAATGGGTAAAAGTGATTGTAAAGTCTGTCACCAGCCTAACGCGAAATCTGTCGGGCCGTCGTTTGCTGACATTTCCAATAAATACAAGGGCCAGGCCGGAGCCCTGGACCAGCTTGTACAGAAGGTTTTAAAAGGCGGGTCAGGGGTTTGGGGAGAAGTGGCTATGGCCGCCCACCCGTCCCTACCCATTGCCGACGCGGAAGTAATTGTCAAATACATCCTGAACAGCACCGACAAAACGTTAAGTTCGCTTTCTGTAAAAGGGGAGTACACCCCTGCAATTCCGAAGGGCGACAATGGCAACGGCTCGGTTTTAATCCGGGCAGCCTATACGGACCATGCAGTGAGTGGGGCCAAGGCTATCCCTGCGCAAACATCAGAGGAAATGATCATTCTCCGCAGTCCCGAAGTGAATGCTGCCGAGGCGCCCATCATAAAAGGGGCCGAATTGAAAGCATTGGGCGTTGCCGGACTCGGATTCAGCGTTGTGTCCTTTCAAGGGAGCTATCTTGGTTTCAAGCAGATCGATCTGACCGGTATCGGGCAGATAGAGCTTAACGCATCCGCCGAGACAAGGGAGGGGAGTATTGGAGGAGTAATCGAAATAAGGCTTGATTCGCCAACCGGTGATTTGATAGGGGAAAAACAGGTAGATGTTGCCCCGCCCATTGACATTGCCAAAGTAATGGCAGAAATGGAAAGCGAGAAAAAGAATGCAAAGCCAGGAGAGGTTGTAAAACAGCGAAATCCATTTGCAAGGCCACCCGTTTATATTAAGGTCAAAGACACTTCGGGTAAGCATGATTTGTATTTCGTATTCAAAAATGACAAGGCCAAACCCATTCAGCCGCTGATGTCGTTTTCGAAAATTAAATTTATACAGTAG
- a CDS encoding TonB-dependent receptor produces the protein MKKGYNYQLLLRFMRISLFQFVIAACLMGTSWAREGNAQTLLAKKISLNVQNVEIGDLLHKIEKLTNAKFVYSAKVIQAHRKVTVKVEQQPVFKVLDETLPPLNLKYRVSDELIIISRIQQDEPIVPEANGPEVNLNGTYKGKSASIDRTITGTVTGDNKELLPGVSVVLKGTQRGTTTDTEGKYSLVIPDEMEATLVFSFVGSASKEVAVGSKTVVDVTLESDTKALNEVVVVGYGTAKKKDLTGAVAIVNVSELQQQPTSQITSQLQGRASGVTVLGSGQPGEAPQIRIRGINTFGNNAPLYVVDGVPTQNINDINPNDVATMQVLKDAGSASIYGSRAANGVIIITTKRGSGKIKIQYDAYVGTQRPQGGNVWNLLNPQETAQLKFNALRNVNPNEAIADPLYGSGQVPVLPDYIAPQGAKEGDASVDPSLYNVNPNYTNTDAYNSFYRIVRANKSGTDWFHEVFKPASIQSHNLAVSGGGNQGNYLISFNYFNQQGTLMNTYLKRYTIRSNSQFNVNERIRIGENLAFSVSDNPRVNSSTEGSAIGMSFRQQPIIPVYDIMGNYGGGYGQGLGNAKNPVAIQDRTRNNSGQSNRLFGNVYAEMDLLKDLTLRSSFGGELYSAAYRSFAYPEYENQENLTVNSYTENAFSGFNWTWSNTLNYEHTFSDIHSVKVLVGIENYKNRGSVLGGTTTGYFNFDPNFTTLTTGSGTPTNYSARFKDGLASLIGRVDYALMDKYLIGATIRRDGSSRFKTYRYGWFPAVSAGWRVSKEKFMENISWINDLKFRGGYGVMGNQLNVDAANAYTTYGQDRTSSFYDIAGSNQGTIMGLQRTRIGNPDAKWERNINSNVGIDASLFRGKLDLTVDYYRKEIRDLLYNPELAASAGLGTVPFVNIARMRNQGIDLSASTNVDVSNDLKLNATVTFTTYNNKIISLTDGVDYFDQEGRRFNGSFIVRNSVGHSIGQFFGYKTDGFWDSQEEINTANAQARQATGNSTANYQADVAVGRFRYADTNGDGVITPEDRTYLGNPNPKFSYGINLGANYKGFDASIFLYGSQGNDIWNNVKWWTDFNSNFQGAKSHTALYDSWTPDNPNASAPIQETVGSFSTSNVPNSYFVEKGSYLRAKNAQIGYTFPSGMLKKIKIEKLRLYVQAANLFTITKYSGLDPEIGTTSNTNNTSGGSSNQSFATTTSFGIDEGVYPNQRQFLLGLNLTF, from the coding sequence CTGCACAAAATTGAAAAGTTGACCAACGCGAAATTTGTATACAGTGCAAAGGTTATCCAGGCTCACCGTAAAGTGACAGTCAAGGTTGAACAGCAACCTGTTTTCAAAGTACTCGATGAAACCTTGCCGCCATTGAATTTGAAATACCGGGTATCTGATGAGCTTATTATCATCAGTCGGATTCAACAGGATGAGCCCATTGTACCGGAAGCAAACGGCCCGGAGGTGAATTTGAATGGGACCTACAAAGGGAAATCTGCCTCCATTGACCGTACCATTACCGGTACGGTAACAGGTGATAATAAAGAATTGCTACCCGGTGTCAGTGTGGTGCTGAAAGGCACTCAAAGGGGCACCACCACGGATACCGAAGGGAAATATTCGCTGGTAATTCCAGACGAAATGGAGGCGACACTTGTTTTTTCTTTTGTTGGCTCGGCTTCCAAAGAGGTAGCTGTTGGAAGTAAAACAGTTGTGGATGTTACACTGGAATCGGATACCAAAGCGCTCAACGAGGTGGTGGTTGTAGGTTATGGGACTGCCAAGAAAAAGGACCTTACCGGTGCTGTGGCCATTGTAAATGTTTCGGAATTACAGCAGCAGCCCACTTCTCAGATCACAAGCCAGCTGCAGGGGCGTGCATCAGGGGTAACGGTGTTAGGTTCGGGACAGCCGGGCGAGGCACCACAGATTCGTATTCGTGGTATCAACACATTTGGGAACAACGCTCCTTTGTATGTAGTGGACGGAGTGCCTACGCAGAATATTAATGATATCAACCCCAATGATGTGGCCACCATGCAGGTCTTGAAAGACGCAGGTTCGGCTTCTATATATGGTTCACGTGCTGCCAATGGGGTTATTATTATTACGACCAAACGCGGCAGCGGGAAAATAAAAATCCAGTACGATGCCTATGTTGGGACCCAGCGCCCGCAAGGCGGCAATGTGTGGAACCTGCTCAACCCGCAGGAAACGGCGCAATTGAAATTCAATGCGCTTCGTAATGTCAATCCCAATGAGGCCATAGCCGATCCGCTATATGGAAGCGGGCAGGTGCCTGTTCTGCCAGACTACATTGCTCCGCAGGGGGCCAAGGAAGGTGACGCGTCAGTGGACCCATCCCTATACAATGTCAATCCAAATTATACCAACACCGATGCGTACAACAGCTTTTACAGGATTGTTCGTGCCAATAAAAGCGGTACCGACTGGTTTCACGAAGTCTTCAAGCCTGCCTCGATACAAAGTCATAACCTGGCCGTGAGCGGTGGGGGCAATCAGGGCAACTACCTGATCTCGTTCAACTACTTCAACCAGCAGGGTACGCTGATGAACACCTATCTGAAACGCTACACGATCCGGTCAAACAGCCAGTTTAATGTCAATGAACGTATCCGTATCGGGGAAAATTTAGCTTTTTCTGTATCCGACAACCCACGTGTCAATTCATCCACTGAGGGTAGTGCCATCGGGATGTCCTTCCGCCAGCAGCCGATCATTCCGGTCTATGATATTATGGGAAATTATGGAGGCGGATATGGACAGGGACTGGGAAATGCCAAGAACCCAGTGGCAATCCAAGACAGGACACGCAACAACAGCGGACAGAGCAACAGGCTTTTTGGAAATGTGTATGCTGAAATGGATCTTCTCAAAGACCTCACATTACGATCCAGTTTCGGCGGAGAGTTATACTCGGCCGCCTACCGCTCATTTGCGTATCCTGAATACGAAAATCAGGAAAACCTGACTGTCAACTCTTATACGGAAAATGCATTCAGCGGATTTAACTGGACTTGGAGTAATACCCTTAATTACGAGCATACTTTTTCTGACATTCACAGTGTAAAAGTGCTGGTAGGTATTGAAAATTATAAGAACCGTGGAAGCGTGTTAGGAGGTACTACCACTGGCTATTTTAATTTTGATCCGAATTTTACCACCCTTACAACAGGTTCGGGAACGCCCACCAATTACAGCGCAAGGTTTAAGGATGGACTCGCTTCTCTGATAGGAAGGGTTGACTATGCCCTGATGGACAAATACCTGATCGGGGCGACAATCCGCCGCGACGGTTCCTCGCGGTTTAAAACATACCGGTATGGATGGTTCCCGGCTGTGAGCGCGGGATGGCGGGTTTCCAAAGAGAAATTTATGGAAAATATATCCTGGATTAACGATTTGAAATTCCGTGGGGGATACGGTGTGATGGGAAACCAGCTGAATGTGGACGCGGCCAACGCCTACACAACGTATGGGCAAGACCGTACATCTTCGTTTTACGACATTGCCGGCTCCAATCAGGGAACCATCATGGGGCTTCAAAGGACCAGAATTGGTAATCCTGATGCCAAATGGGAGAGGAACATCAACAGCAATGTCGGTATAGACGCATCGCTTTTCAGAGGTAAACTGGACCTGACAGTTGATTACTACCGCAAGGAGATCCGCGACCTGCTCTATAACCCCGAGCTGGCCGCATCAGCAGGTTTGGGAACCGTCCCGTTTGTCAACATTGCCCGCATGAGAAACCAGGGCATTGACCTTTCGGCTTCTACCAATGTCGATGTAAGCAATGATCTGAAACTAAATGCCACGGTTACCTTTACGACCTATAACAACAAGATCATTTCGCTGACTGATGGCGTCGATTATTTTGACCAGGAAGGACGCAGGTTTAATGGGAGCTTTATTGTCCGCAATTCCGTGGGGCATTCAATCGGCCAGTTCTTCGGATACAAGACCGACGGGTTCTGGGATTCCCAGGAGGAAATAAATACGGCTAATGCCCAGGCCAGGCAGGCTACGGGGAATTCAACCGCTAATTATCAGGCGGATGTGGCCGTGGGCAGGTTCCGTTATGCGGATACAAACGGAGATGGGGTGATCACCCCCGAGGACAGGACTTACCTGGGCAATCCTAATCCCAAGTTCAGTTACGGGATCAATCTGGGCGCCAATTACAAAGGTTTCGATGCGAGCATATTCCTGTATGGTTCACAAGGCAATGATATCTGGAACAATGTGAAATGGTGGACTGATTTTAATTCCAATTTCCAGGGTGCCAAAAGCCATACGGCCCTGTACGATTCCTGGACTCCCGATAACCCAAACGCCTCAGCGCCGATTCAGGAAACGGTTGGTTCATTCAGTACATCCAATGTGCCCAACTCTTACTTCGTAGAAAAAGGCTCATACCTGCGCGCAAAAAACGCCCAGATCGGCTACACCTTTCCGTCGGGAATGTTGAAAAAGATAAAAATAGAAAAACTAAGGCTTTACGTTCAGGCGGCGAATTTGTTTACAATCACTAAATACTCAGGCCTGGACCCTGAAATCGGGACAACTTCTAATACCAATAACACTTCGGGAGGCAGTTCCAACCAGTCATTCGCAACTACCACATCGTTTGGGATCGACGAAGGTGTTTATCCTAATCAACGCCAGTTTTTGTTGGGACTTAATTTGACATTCTAA
- a CDS encoding LysR substrate-binding domain-containing protein, with product MIRALSEGTHDPQQLVKLVHARISNKYGVDLMNRQHHLADQKAVQLTDLKKEKWIDHGPEAGLFYAQLEEVCRAAGFHRESNIAHYVPSFDLLKSMVRTGKGIAFIPASLDLKKESDLVSMPIINADGTPFKEIVIRHVLIHKSEQSSPLVQALSGLLKLQIRQNFERLL from the coding sequence GTGATCAGGGCTCTCTCGGAGGGCACCCACGATCCACAACAACTGGTAAAACTGGTGCATGCCCGGATCAGTAATAAGTATGGGGTTGACCTTATGAACCGACAGCACCATTTAGCTGACCAAAAAGCGGTACAGCTAACTGATTTGAAGAAAGAAAAGTGGATTGATCATGGCCCTGAGGCAGGCCTGTTTTACGCCCAACTTGAAGAAGTTTGCCGTGCTGCCGGCTTTCACCGGGAAAGCAACATAGCCCACTACGTGCCATCGTTTGATTTGTTAAAAAGTATGGTCAGGACTGGAAAAGGGATTGCATTTATACCAGCATCACTTGATTTGAAGAAGGAGAGTGATCTGGTCTCTATGCCGATCATCAACGCGGATGGAACACCATTTAAAGAAATCGTCATCAGGCATGTTCTTATTCACAAATCAGAACAATCCTCACCGCTGGTACAGGCGTTGAGCGGACTGCTAAAATTGCAGATACGCCAGAATTTTGAACGTCTGCTTTGA
- a CDS encoding diiron oxygenase yields MIQLSKVSPLLPETYIPWDDEPDSDTLFMPEKLVSLEGHKLWDTLSKSQQIEIGRLEVVQVMYSCAWIRTTVLYN; encoded by the coding sequence ATGATCCAGCTTAGTAAAGTAAGCCCTTTACTACCGGAAACATACATTCCATGGGATGATGAACCGGATTCAGATACGTTGTTTATGCCTGAAAAACTGGTTTCACTGGAAGGGCACAAACTGTGGGACACGCTTTCAAAGTCACAGCAGATCGAAATAGGCAGGCTCGAAGTGGTGCAGGTCATGTATTCTTGTGCATGGATTCGAACCACTGTCTTATATAATTGA
- a CDS encoding helix-turn-helix domain-containing protein encodes MYFLPIIEAIKARRQSLRVTQKGLSDLSGVALGALKKFESGKGNPTLSTLKKLCDALGLEITLSVKKQLIHESRISSFQRRRGWYSIAG; translated from the coding sequence ATGTACTTTTTACCTATCATTGAGGCGATCAAAGCAAGGCGGCAATCACTGCGGGTTACCCAAAAAGGGCTATCGGACTTATCTGGTGTAGCGCTGGGTGCTTTAAAAAAATTTGAGTCCGGCAAGGGCAATCCCACGCTATCAACATTAAAAAAGCTGTGTGATGCCCTGGGCCTTGAAATCACCCTGAGCGTAAAAAAACAATTAATCCATGAGAGCCGCATAAGTTCTTTTCAGAGGAGAAGAGGCTGGTATTCTATCGCAGGATGA
- a CDS encoding RagB/SusD family nutrient uptake outer membrane protein, translated as MKFKKYILALSLFLTAVILDSCSDSLLDIGAQGALSEEQTYNRAGVDALLVGAYAALDGQQFVNGGAQNLSGSNAWEAAPDNWTFGSIAGGDAHKGSDGSDQPAIDAIAKFSADPSNSYFNSKWRTVYEGINRANTVIRVLALVPEISDADRASLNGQARFLRGHYYFELKKIFNNVPWIDETIKTADAPKVVNTVDIWPNIQADFEYAYANLPVTQPEVGKVNKWAAGSYLAKTLLYQKKYAEAKTVFDAVIAQGVTSSGAKYALTRRFEDNFDAATDNSSESVFAIQMAANDGTNNIANANQGGMLNFPYGDSPFRCCGFFQPSQDLVNSYRTNSQTGLPYVDDYNTHVVKSDQGIASSQAFTPDAGNLDPRLDWTVGRRGLPYHDWGFHPGASWIRSPGQSYAGPYSPKKNIYWQATQDIYSDQSAWAPGTAINVNVIRYADVLLMAAEVEAQLNNLAQAQTYVNLVRARAADPASTLYKYVNDKNPLAGFSTTPAANYKIAVYPAGAFAGMGKDGALKAIYFERKIELAMEGHRFFDLVRWGIAQTALTAFFQYEGTVTTDVRGGSFIAGKNEYFPIPQRQIDLSTQSGSSSLRQNANY; from the coding sequence ATGAAATTCAAAAAATATATATTGGCTTTGTCGCTGTTTTTGACAGCTGTTATACTGGATTCTTGCAGCGATAGCTTACTGGATATTGGCGCGCAAGGTGCATTAAGTGAAGAGCAGACCTATAACCGTGCCGGAGTAGACGCATTATTGGTGGGCGCTTATGCGGCCTTGGATGGTCAGCAATTCGTCAATGGCGGCGCACAAAACCTGAGCGGATCCAATGCATGGGAAGCCGCTCCGGACAATTGGACTTTTGGCAGCATAGCCGGTGGCGACGCACACAAAGGAAGTGATGGAAGTGATCAGCCTGCAATTGATGCGATCGCCAAGTTTTCGGCCGACCCGAGCAACAGTTATTTCAATAGCAAATGGAGAACTGTTTATGAAGGGATTAACAGGGCCAATACCGTGATCAGGGTTTTGGCCCTGGTACCGGAAATTTCTGACGCCGATCGCGCTAGTCTGAACGGTCAAGCCCGCTTTTTGCGCGGACATTATTATTTTGAGCTGAAAAAAATATTCAATAATGTGCCCTGGATTGATGAAACCATCAAGACGGCCGATGCGCCCAAAGTAGTTAATACAGTCGATATCTGGCCCAACATTCAGGCGGATTTTGAATATGCCTATGCGAACCTTCCCGTCACGCAGCCAGAGGTGGGCAAGGTTAACAAATGGGCAGCAGGGAGCTATCTCGCAAAAACCTTACTATATCAAAAGAAATACGCTGAGGCCAAAACAGTTTTTGATGCAGTCATTGCGCAGGGAGTTACCAGTTCAGGGGCGAAATATGCATTGACCAGAAGATTCGAAGACAACTTTGACGCTGCGACAGATAACAGTTCCGAATCCGTGTTTGCGATCCAGATGGCCGCCAACGACGGTACCAACAATATTGCCAATGCCAATCAGGGCGGTATGCTTAATTTCCCGTATGGGGATAGCCCATTCAGATGCTGCGGATTTTTCCAGCCCTCCCAGGACCTGGTGAATTCTTACCGCACCAATTCCCAAACCGGTTTGCCTTATGTGGATGACTATAATACACACGTTGTGAAAAGTGATCAGGGAATCGCTTCCAGTCAGGCTTTTACCCCTGACGCGGGAAATCTGGACCCGCGCCTTGACTGGACTGTCGGTCGCCGCGGCTTGCCCTATCATGACTGGGGTTTTCATCCGGGGGCATCCTGGATCCGCAGCCCGGGACAATCTTACGCCGGACCTTATTCTCCTAAAAAGAATATCTACTGGCAGGCTACGCAGGATATCTATTCCGATCAGAGTGCATGGGCACCGGGGACTGCCATCAATGTGAATGTGATCCGTTATGCGGATGTGCTGCTGATGGCAGCGGAAGTCGAAGCGCAGCTGAATAATCTCGCTCAGGCGCAGACCTACGTGAACCTGGTCAGGGCCCGGGCGGCAGACCCTGCAAGCACACTTTACAAATATGTGAATGATAAAAACCCTTTGGCGGGCTTTTCAACCACGCCGGCGGCCAATTACAAGATAGCAGTGTATCCGGCAGGTGCCTTTGCCGGAATGGGGAAGGATGGGGCCTTAAAGGCAATTTACTTCGAGCGTAAAATTGAACTGGCCATGGAAGGTCATCGTTTCTTTGACCTGGTGCGCTGGGGAATTGCCCAAACTGCCTTAACTGCCTTCTTCCAATACGAGGGAACGGTCACCACCGATGTCCGTGGAGGAAGCTTTATTGCCGGGAAAAATGAATATTTCCCGATTCCCCAGCGTCAGATCGATCTGAGCACGCAAAGTGGCTCTTCTTCCCTGAGACAGAATGCCAACTATTGA
- a CDS encoding sugar phosphate isomerase/epimerase family protein — translation MSTDRRRFLKQAGAAIAGGLILPAISKASGLFGNMAASWPIGIQLFTVFKPMNEDPEGTLKKIAAIGYQEVESAFSTRGGYYGYKPKEFKKLVEGVGLKWRAHHALGAPFKMPPPDKMPKGADGKPIEIPKMPALLTLRDNYQQLVDDAAEAELSYLVCASTPVANLEEIKNSIEVFQKTGEAAKKAGIGFAYHNHATEFDAVEGGKTPYELVLSQTDKDLVKMELDLAWATKAGKDPVALFKEHPGRFPLWHAKDIKSDLQTITEVGNGVVEFKRIFEAAKIAGLQYFFIEQDMAPAMENVATGYKNLAKILG, via the coding sequence ATGAGCACAGATAGAAGACGTTTTCTTAAACAGGCCGGAGCCGCAATAGCGGGAGGGCTTATATTACCAGCTATTTCAAAGGCATCAGGTTTGTTTGGCAACATGGCGGCATCATGGCCGATCGGCATTCAGCTCTTTACGGTCTTCAAACCAATGAACGAAGACCCGGAAGGAACCCTGAAAAAGATTGCGGCGATCGGCTATCAGGAGGTAGAGTCAGCATTCAGTACACGTGGAGGTTATTACGGCTACAAGCCGAAGGAATTTAAGAAATTGGTAGAAGGTGTTGGCCTCAAATGGCGCGCACATCACGCCCTGGGCGCGCCATTCAAAATGCCGCCTCCGGATAAAATGCCCAAAGGAGCAGACGGAAAGCCCATTGAAATACCCAAAATGCCGGCACTGCTTACATTGAGGGACAATTATCAGCAACTGGTGGACGATGCTGCGGAAGCAGAACTAAGTTACCTGGTGTGCGCCAGTACGCCGGTGGCCAATTTAGAGGAAATCAAAAATTCTATTGAAGTATTCCAAAAAACCGGAGAAGCCGCAAAAAAGGCAGGAATTGGTTTTGCTTACCACAATCATGCAACAGAATTTGATGCCGTGGAGGGAGGAAAAACACCCTATGAGCTCGTTTTGTCACAAACCGACAAAGATCTGGTGAAAATGGAACTGGATCTGGCCTGGGCTACCAAAGCGGGTAAGGATCCGGTGGCACTTTTCAAGGAACATCCGGGCCGTTTTCCCTTGTGGCACGCAAAGGACATCAAAAGTGATCTGCAGACGATCACAGAAGTAGGCAATGGCGTAGTGGAATTCAAACGGATTTTCGAAGCGGCAAAAATTGCAGGTCTCCAATATTTCTTCATTGAGCAGGATATGGCTCCTGCTATGGAGAACGTAGCAACGGGTTATAAAAATCTGGCCAAGATTCTTGGTTGA